Proteins encoded in a region of the Leopardus geoffroyi isolate Oge1 chromosome E2, O.geoffroyi_Oge1_pat1.0, whole genome shotgun sequence genome:
- the SNAI3 gene encoding zinc finger protein SNAI3 has protein sequence MPRSFLVKTHSSHRVSNYRQLETQREINGACSACRGLAVPLLLPDKAASSTPGDPPLPWDRTSAVCPISLPLPRTEEARGASGPDPLEGSRADPWTGRAPSEPLKDSLNHLNLPPLRVPPTRWPPIPGPDGGQAPDRLQAAPGGLGRPHCHKPCHLRAPRCFTCRFCDKEYASLGALKMHIRTHTLPCLCSVCGKAFSRPWLLQGHIRTHTGEKPYTCSHCGRAFADRSNLRAHLQTHSDTKKYQCNSCARTFSRMSLLARHEESGCRRGP, from the exons ATGCCGCGCTCCTTCCTGGTGAAAACGCACTCCAGCCACAGGGTCTCCAACTACAGGCAGCTGGAGACGCAGAGAG AAATTAATGGTGCCTGTTCTGCCTGCAGAGGGCTGGcggtgcccctcctcctcccagacaAGGCGGCCTCTTCCACCCCTGGTGACCCTCCCCTGCCGTGGGACCGCACCTCTGCCGTCtgccccatctccctgccccttccgCGTACTGAGGAAGCTCGGGGGGCCTCCGGGCCAGACCCCCTGGAAGGCAGCCGGGCGGACCCCTGGACCGGCCGGGCCCCCAGCGAGCCCCTCAAAGACAGCCTGAACCACCTCAACCTGCCCCCGCTGCGGGTTCCGCCCACGCGGTGGCCCCCGATCCCGGGCCCGGACGGGGGCCAGGCTCCAGACAGACTCCAGGCGGCCCCGGGGGGCCTCGGGCGCCCGCACTGCCACAAGCCCTGCCACCTGCGGGCGCCCCGCTGCTTCACCTGCAGGTTCTGTGACAAGGAGTACGCCAGCCTGGGCGCCCTCAAGATGCACATCCGCACGCACACGctgccctgcctctgctctgtcTGCGGCAAGGCCTTCTCCAGGCCCTGGCTGCTGCAGGGCCACATCCGGACCCACACAG GTGAGAAGCCGTATACCTGCTCACACTGCGGCAGGGCCTTCGCCGACCGCTCCAATCTCCGGGCCCACCTGCAGACACACTCGGACACCAAGAAATACCAGTGCAACAGCTGCGCCAGGACCTTCTCCCGCATGTCGCTCCTGGCGCGGCACGAGGAGTCTGGCTGCCGCCGCGGCCCCTGA
- the RNF166 gene encoding E3 ubiquitin-protein ligase RNF166 isoform X3 encodes MAMFRSLVASAQQRQPPGGPAGGDSGLEAQYSCPICLEVYHRPVAIGSCGHTFCGECLQPCLQVPSPLCPLCRLPFDPKKVDKAAHVEKQLSSYKAPCRGCNKKVTLAKMRVHVSSCMKVQEQMANCPKFVPVVPTSQPIPSAVPNRSTFTCPYCGARNLDQQELLKHCVDNHRSDPNRVVCPICSAMPWGDPSYKSANFLQHLLHRHKFSYDTFVDYSIDEEAAFQAALALSLSEN; translated from the exons ATGGCGATGTTCCGCAGCCTGGTGGCTTCGGCTCAGCAGCGGCAGCCGCCGGGCGGGCCGGCGGGCGGTGACAGCGGCCTGGAGGCGCAGTACAGCTGCCCGATCTGCCTGGAGGTGTACCACCGGCCTGTGGCCATCGGCAGCTGCGGCCACAC GTTCTGCGGGGAGTGCCTCCAGCCGTGCCTGCAGGTCCCGTCCCCACTGTGCCCGCTGTGCCGCCTGCCGTTCGACCCCAAGAAGGTGGACAAGGCTGCCCACGTGGAGAAGCAGCTCTCGTCCTACAAGGCGCCCTGCAGGGGCTGCAACAAGAAG GTGACGCTGGCCAAGATGAGGGTGCACGTTTCCTCCTGCATGAAGGTCCAGGAGCAAATGGCCAACTGCCCCAAATTCGTCCCCGTGGTGCCCACATCCCAGCCCATCCCCAG cgCCGTCCCCAACAGGTCCACCTTCACTTGCCCCTACTGTGGCGCCCGAAACCTGGACCAGCAGGAACTGCTGAAGCACTGTGTGGACAACCATCGCAGCGACCCCAACCGCGTG GTGTGCCCCATCTGCTCCGCCATGCCCTGGGGGGACCCCAGCTACAAGAGCGCCAACTTCCTGCAGCACCTGCTACACCGGCACAAGTTCTCCTACGACACCTTTGTG GATTACAGCATCGATGAGGAAGCGGCCTTCCAGGCGGCCCTGGCCCTGTCTCTCTCCGAGAACTGA
- the RNF166 gene encoding E3 ubiquitin-protein ligase RNF166 isoform X1 translates to MAMFRSLVASAQQRQPPGGPAGGDSGLEAQYSCPICLEVYHRPVAIGSCGHTFCGECLQPCLQVPSPLCPLCRLPFDPKKVDKAAHVEKQLSSYKAPCRGCNKKDCPCPCPSAAPKGSQLRCVPDWWLVAGWLEAVTLAKMRVHVSSCMKVQEQMANCPKFVPVVPTSQPIPSAVPNRSTFTCPYCGARNLDQQELLKHCVDNHRSDPNRVVCPICSAMPWGDPSYKSANFLQHLLHRHKFSYDTFVDYSIDEEAAFQAALALSLSEN, encoded by the exons ATGGCGATGTTCCGCAGCCTGGTGGCTTCGGCTCAGCAGCGGCAGCCGCCGGGCGGGCCGGCGGGCGGTGACAGCGGCCTGGAGGCGCAGTACAGCTGCCCGATCTGCCTGGAGGTGTACCACCGGCCTGTGGCCATCGGCAGCTGCGGCCACAC GTTCTGCGGGGAGTGCCTCCAGCCGTGCCTGCAGGTCCCGTCCCCACTGTGCCCGCTGTGCCGCCTGCCGTTCGACCCCAAGAAGGTGGACAAGGCTGCCCACGTGGAGAAGCAGCTCTCGTCCTACAAGGCGCCCTGCAGGGGCTGCAACAAGAAG gactgcccctgcccctgcccctctgcagccCCCAAGGGATCCCAGCTGAGGTGTGTTCCTGACTGGTGGCTGGTGGCCGGATGGCTTGAGGCC GTGACGCTGGCCAAGATGAGGGTGCACGTTTCCTCCTGCATGAAGGTCCAGGAGCAAATGGCCAACTGCCCCAAATTCGTCCCCGTGGTGCCCACATCCCAGCCCATCCCCAG cgCCGTCCCCAACAGGTCCACCTTCACTTGCCCCTACTGTGGCGCCCGAAACCTGGACCAGCAGGAACTGCTGAAGCACTGTGTGGACAACCATCGCAGCGACCCCAACCGCGTG GTGTGCCCCATCTGCTCCGCCATGCCCTGGGGGGACCCCAGCTACAAGAGCGCCAACTTCCTGCAGCACCTGCTACACCGGCACAAGTTCTCCTACGACACCTTTGTG GATTACAGCATCGATGAGGAAGCGGCCTTCCAGGCGGCCCTGGCCCTGTCTCTCTCCGAGAACTGA
- the RNF166 gene encoding E3 ubiquitin-protein ligase RNF166 isoform X5 — MAVRWAGWGFCWARCRGASTGPGEPRPLLHRHPGFCGECLQPCLQVPSPLCPLCRLPFDPKKVDKAAHVEKQLSSYKAPCRGCNKKVTLAKMRVHVSSCMKVQEQMANCPKFVPVVPTSQPIPSAVPNRSTFTCPYCGARNLDQQELLKHCVDNHRSDPNRVVCPICSAMPWGDPSYKSANFLQHLLHRHKFSYDTFVDYSIDEEAAFQAALALSLSEN, encoded by the exons ATGGCCGTGAGATGGGCAGGCTGGGGCTTTTGCTGGGCGCGGTGCCGCGGGGCCAGCACGGGTCCTGGGGAGCCACGGCCACTGCTGCACCGGCATCCTGG GTTCTGCGGGGAGTGCCTCCAGCCGTGCCTGCAGGTCCCGTCCCCACTGTGCCCGCTGTGCCGCCTGCCGTTCGACCCCAAGAAGGTGGACAAGGCTGCCCACGTGGAGAAGCAGCTCTCGTCCTACAAGGCGCCCTGCAGGGGCTGCAACAAGAAG GTGACGCTGGCCAAGATGAGGGTGCACGTTTCCTCCTGCATGAAGGTCCAGGAGCAAATGGCCAACTGCCCCAAATTCGTCCCCGTGGTGCCCACATCCCAGCCCATCCCCAG cgCCGTCCCCAACAGGTCCACCTTCACTTGCCCCTACTGTGGCGCCCGAAACCTGGACCAGCAGGAACTGCTGAAGCACTGTGTGGACAACCATCGCAGCGACCCCAACCGCGTG GTGTGCCCCATCTGCTCCGCCATGCCCTGGGGGGACCCCAGCTACAAGAGCGCCAACTTCCTGCAGCACCTGCTACACCGGCACAAGTTCTCCTACGACACCTTTGTG GATTACAGCATCGATGAGGAAGCGGCCTTCCAGGCGGCCCTGGCCCTGTCTCTCTCCGAGAACTGA
- the RNF166 gene encoding E3 ubiquitin-protein ligase RNF166 isoform X6, whose product MRVHVSSCMKVQEQMANCPKFVPVVPTSQPIPSAVPNRSTFTCPYCGARNLDQQELLKHCVDNHRSDPNRVVCPICSAMPWGDPSYKSANFLQHLLHRHKFSYDTFVDYSIDEEAAFQAALALSLSEN is encoded by the exons ATGAGGGTGCACGTTTCCTCCTGCATGAAGGTCCAGGAGCAAATGGCCAACTGCCCCAAATTCGTCCCCGTGGTGCCCACATCCCAGCCCATCCCCAG cgCCGTCCCCAACAGGTCCACCTTCACTTGCCCCTACTGTGGCGCCCGAAACCTGGACCAGCAGGAACTGCTGAAGCACTGTGTGGACAACCATCGCAGCGACCCCAACCGCGTG GTGTGCCCCATCTGCTCCGCCATGCCCTGGGGGGACCCCAGCTACAAGAGCGCCAACTTCCTGCAGCACCTGCTACACCGGCACAAGTTCTCCTACGACACCTTTGTG GATTACAGCATCGATGAGGAAGCGGCCTTCCAGGCGGCCCTGGCCCTGTCTCTCTCCGAGAACTGA
- the RNF166 gene encoding E3 ubiquitin-protein ligase RNF166 isoform X4, protein MAVRWAGWGFCWARCRGASTGPGEPRPLLHRHPGFCGECLQPCLQVPSPLCPLCRLPFDPKKVDKAAHVEKQLSSYKAPCRGCNKKVTLAKMRVHVSSCMKVQEQMANCPKFVPVVPTSQPIPSAVPNRSTFTCPYCGARNLDQQELLKHCVDNHRSDPNRVVGGTPPPHPGTQGGGCSRPSAASAGPSVPGVPHLLRHALGGPQLQERQLPAAPATPAQVLLRHLCGLQHR, encoded by the exons ATGGCCGTGAGATGGGCAGGCTGGGGCTTTTGCTGGGCGCGGTGCCGCGGGGCCAGCACGGGTCCTGGGGAGCCACGGCCACTGCTGCACCGGCATCCTGG GTTCTGCGGGGAGTGCCTCCAGCCGTGCCTGCAGGTCCCGTCCCCACTGTGCCCGCTGTGCCGCCTGCCGTTCGACCCCAAGAAGGTGGACAAGGCTGCCCACGTGGAGAAGCAGCTCTCGTCCTACAAGGCGCCCTGCAGGGGCTGCAACAAGAAG GTGACGCTGGCCAAGATGAGGGTGCACGTTTCCTCCTGCATGAAGGTCCAGGAGCAAATGGCCAACTGCCCCAAATTCGTCCCCGTGGTGCCCACATCCCAGCCCATCCCCAG cgCCGTCCCCAACAGGTCCACCTTCACTTGCCCCTACTGTGGCGCCCGAAACCTGGACCAGCAGGAACTGCTGAAGCACTGTGTGGACAACCATCGCAGCGACCCCAACCGCGTGGTGGGTGgaaccccgcccccccaccccgggacccAGGGAGGGGGCTGCTCCCGCCCGAGCGCTGCCTCAGCAGGGCCCTCTGTTCCAGGTGTGCCCCATCTGCTCCGCCATGCCCTGGGGGGACCCCAGCTACAAGAGCGCCAACTTCCTGCAGCACCTGCTACACCGGCACAAGTTCTCCTACGACACCTTTGTG GATTACAGCATCGATGA
- the RNF166 gene encoding E3 ubiquitin-protein ligase RNF166 isoform X2, translating to MAMFRSLVASAQQRQPPGGPAGGDSGLEAQYSCPICLEVYHRPVAIGSCGHTFCGECLQPCLQVPSPLCPLCRLPFDPKKVDKAAHVEKQLSSYKAPCRGCNKKVTLAKMRVHVSSCMKVQEQMANCPKFVPVVPTSQPIPSAVPNRSTFTCPYCGARNLDQQELLKHCVDNHRSDPNRVVGGTPPPHPGTQGGGCSRPSAASAGPSVPGVPHLLRHALGGPQLQERQLPAAPATPAQVLLRHLCGLQHR from the exons ATGGCGATGTTCCGCAGCCTGGTGGCTTCGGCTCAGCAGCGGCAGCCGCCGGGCGGGCCGGCGGGCGGTGACAGCGGCCTGGAGGCGCAGTACAGCTGCCCGATCTGCCTGGAGGTGTACCACCGGCCTGTGGCCATCGGCAGCTGCGGCCACAC GTTCTGCGGGGAGTGCCTCCAGCCGTGCCTGCAGGTCCCGTCCCCACTGTGCCCGCTGTGCCGCCTGCCGTTCGACCCCAAGAAGGTGGACAAGGCTGCCCACGTGGAGAAGCAGCTCTCGTCCTACAAGGCGCCCTGCAGGGGCTGCAACAAGAAG GTGACGCTGGCCAAGATGAGGGTGCACGTTTCCTCCTGCATGAAGGTCCAGGAGCAAATGGCCAACTGCCCCAAATTCGTCCCCGTGGTGCCCACATCCCAGCCCATCCCCAG cgCCGTCCCCAACAGGTCCACCTTCACTTGCCCCTACTGTGGCGCCCGAAACCTGGACCAGCAGGAACTGCTGAAGCACTGTGTGGACAACCATCGCAGCGACCCCAACCGCGTGGTGGGTGgaaccccgcccccccaccccgggacccAGGGAGGGGGCTGCTCCCGCCCGAGCGCTGCCTCAGCAGGGCCCTCTGTTCCAGGTGTGCCCCATCTGCTCCGCCATGCCCTGGGGGGACCCCAGCTACAAGAGCGCCAACTTCCTGCAGCACCTGCTACACCGGCACAAGTTCTCCTACGACACCTTTGTG GATTACAGCATCGATGA